A window of the Deltaproteobacteria bacterium genome harbors these coding sequences:
- a CDS encoding tripartite tricarboxylate transporter permease gives MFHNLLYGLGVAFTPFNIVIAFVGCLVGTVVGVLPGLGPTGTIAILLPMVFSMPSTSAMIMLAAVYYGAMYGGSTTSILVNIPGESASVVTTIDGYKMALQGRAGSALAVSAIGSFIAGTFSVVALTFIGEPVARIALRFGPAEFFSLFAFGLCTVASLTGRSVVRAIMATVFGLMMATVGIDIVSGAPRFTFGNPFLQDGIDFIVVAIGMFAISEVIIVAEELRSGARGQVIKPKSLWISFKEFLFSLGSILRGTIIGFFVGVLPGAGATLASFLSYDIEKRLAKNPETFGKGDIRGVACPEAANNAASGGALLPLLTLGIPGGGATAVMLGALMMLDITPGPLLFQK, from the coding sequence ATGTTTCATAATCTGCTCTACGGACTTGGCGTCGCCTTCACGCCCTTTAATATTGTAATTGCCTTCGTTGGTTGTCTGGTGGGCACGGTGGTGGGTGTGCTTCCAGGGTTGGGCCCCACGGGAACAATTGCCATCCTTCTACCCATGGTGTTCAGCATGCCTTCCACATCGGCGATGATCATGCTGGCTGCGGTCTACTACGGCGCCATGTATGGCGGCTCTACCACTTCCATTCTGGTAAATATCCCCGGCGAATCTGCCTCGGTAGTTACCACCATAGACGGCTACAAGATGGCACTGCAGGGTCGTGCTGGGTCGGCCCTGGCCGTATCTGCAATTGGCTCATTTATTGCGGGCACCTTCAGCGTGGTTGCTCTCACCTTTATTGGAGAACCTGTAGCCCGAATTGCCCTCCGATTTGGCCCTGCTGAGTTTTTTTCTTTATTTGCCTTCGGCCTCTGCACTGTGGCGAGTTTGACTGGCAGATCTGTGGTGAGAGCCATTATGGCCACTGTATTTGGCCTGATGATGGCTACGGTTGGTATTGACATTGTTTCAGGAGCACCACGCTTCACTTTTGGCAATCCCTTTCTTCAAGACGGCATAGACTTCATAGTCGTGGCCATAGGCATGTTTGCCATTTCTGAGGTGATCATCGTTGCAGAAGAGCTCAGATCTGGCGCTAGAGGACAAGTCATCAAACCGAAGAGCCTGTGGATCTCTTTCAAAGAGTTCTTGTTCAGTCTGGGTTCGATTCTGCGAGGCACAATTATCGGTTTCTTTGTGGGTGTGCTGCCTGGTGCCGGGGCAACTCTGGCCTCCTTCCTCTCCTATGACATCGAAAAGCGGTTGGCCAAGAATCCTGAAACCTTTGGCAAGGGTGACATCAGGGGAGTCGCCTGTCCTGAAGCTGCCAACAACGCTGCCAGCGGCGGAGCCCTCTTGCCGCTACTCACTCTAGGGATCCCAGGGGGGGGCGCAACCGCTGTTATGCTCGGCGCCCTGATGATGCTGGACATTACACCCGGACCTCTGCTCTTTCAGAAA